ATTTCGGCAATCATCATTTGTTGATGTAATAACCTCAGGCATACAGTCAACAACCGTTCAACATACATGTTTTGCCAAACCAAACGAACCACTCCATATGTCCTAATGAGCCCGGATTATGTCTTAATAACCAATATCCGTAAATGTTTAGAACAAATGGTTTgtctttaaatgtataataaaaaaagtaGCGCAATGATACAAACAGTTAAAGGTTAAAAATATGAGCGAATATGGGGGTGACCACTTCCACAATATTCCTTTCCTACCTCCCCACAATTGAGATAAACAGACCAAAAAAACGTGTATTAGATCTAATTAACTAGGGTGTCATGATGGTCATGAAACGCTGACCTGCGTTTAAGGTTCATCCCTTTCCACAGATTTGATCAGGTTCCATTGTCCCCATACCCGATTGTCCCACATTCAGACATAGACTTCATAtgatcaagattaacattctgaacAATGTCTTCAAAATTCAAtagtaaatgttttttaataagtTGTTACAAAGTTTCTTTTTAAGATATGACCTGGTGACAAAGACATTTGTACAAACATTACCTAGATTCGAACGTGAAATAcgttattgtcaagataaacgcTCTGGCTAGGTTTCATTTAGATTGAATCATATATGCGGCTCTatagtggtaacaagatttttccTCATTGACACACGTGGCTTATCAAACTACCTGTCTTTATAAAAGGGCCTATTAACCGCCCTTTATGTCTCTGTGATTCTTAGGTCTAAGATCACAAATGAAGAAGTGTATTTGGCGTCCGCATGCCGACCGGAAGGCCCTTGGAAAACTTTCATGGAGATTTTTCCAAAGACACTTAGGAAAAAGACTCGGAGAGTTGTCTTTCGATATTATTAAACTAAAGTAATCAGAGGTGGGGATTACGACGCATTTAGGGTATATATCTTAAAATACCCCGCACCTAACCTACTTACCGCTGCATTCGGCATATTGGCTGGCGTCATGAAGATGTCGTTATAACTCCACAACGTCTGATCCCACATGGCGGACGCCAGGCCTATCTGCGCACCGTAGGACAAGCACCGCCAGAATATGGTCTTGTTTGTATAATACTTATAGGTCCTGGTATCATGTTTTTCGCTGGACGAGTCTATCAGGTTGCCGTTCTGATCGTCGTTTGTCCACGGCAAAGAGCCGACCTCTTTTTTCGGCGGTTGCTTCCACAAGAAAAAGAAAATTATGCCGAATATTAAAGCTATTCCGCCCATGGTGTCGCAAAAAGAGTCGATCCAGTAGCCAATCTCGTCATGGTGAGATTCGTACGTCTTGTTGACTGCGCGTGCGCGGTACACGGCACCGTCTAGAGCGTCAAAGAAGGTCCGGATTTCATACAATATGACACCAATTCTCCTATTTTTCAGCGAATCTGAGACTATACATTTCACAGCAACGAAGGCTAGAAATACGTGTGTAAACGTGATCATATTTGGCGTTATGAAGTAGAACACTTCACTAAAGTGCGTGAAGTCGTTAAAATACTCGGATGAAGGGGTTATCACATAGTGCGTCGTAGGATCAGTCATAATTAGCTTAACAGAGAGGGGACGGAAAGGGGACCACGACTGCCCCGGGACCTTCTTCTCGTTAACGAGATCAACCGCCTGGAAGGTTTGGTAAAGGGTGGCGTCCATTATGAGGTAGTAACtgaccaccatcaccaccaaaaGCAGCACGCAGTGGCGCTGATTCAGCGACAGGTCTGAGCAACAGGTTCCCATGGTTATTGTTAAGAAGGAAGAGTGCTGTGATGGACTACCATCGGGAGACGACTTTCCGTTACGCCGCGCTGCAACACTCGTCATCATCGTAAAtattctgaaatttaaaaaaggttGGAAAGAAAACAGTCAACAACACCTTCGGCTTCAGTTactgatattgtttatattgctGCTGTTCATAATACTACTGCTACCGCTACTGATGGTTAACTCTTAAATTCTATTATTGCTTCTATCATAATTTTCGCTACAAGTTCTTcaactttttcttcttttttactgTTTCTTCCTCTGCTGTTACTATTGCTGCTACAAAAATCTTCCGCCGCGTCATATGTTCTTCTTTtattactgctacttctactacaacaataaCCACCATCACTACTACCTCCACCATCACTACCAATACCATCACTTAAAAACATCAAGAACTCGATTACAACCACAATTTCTgttaccaccactaccactaacGCTGCTACTGTTTATAAAACTacaacagcatattatacatagagaataacaggttactgtctgatctatttgtaatatatcaggcaacgttttatcaggcagatatcaatgcggtggtatgataaaaatagagaataacaggttactgtctgatctatttgtaatatatcagg
This sequence is a window from Dreissena polymorpha isolate Duluth1 chromosome 16, UMN_Dpol_1.0, whole genome shotgun sequence. Protein-coding genes within it:
- the LOC127862993 gene encoding ceramide phosphoethanolamine synthase-like — protein: MMTSVAARRNGKSSPDGSPSQHSSFLTITMGTCCSDLSLNQRHCVLLLVVMVVSYYLIMDATLYQTFQAVDLVNEKKVPGQSWSPFRPLSVKLIMTDPTTHYVITPSSEYFNDFTHFSEVFYFITPNMITFTHVFLAFVAVKCIVSDSLKNRRIGVILYEIRTFFDALDGAVYRARAVNKTYESHHDEIGYWIDSFCDTMGGIALIFGIIFFFLWKQPPKKEVGSLPWTNDDQNGNLIDSSSEKHDTRTYKYYTNKTIFWRCLSYGAQIGLASAMWDQTLWSYNDIFMTPANMPNAASRQSQALHSSYTFAIWWAWRMLEGQALIHYLLLAILFDYVWEFLRFVQYWGFVILGILIFSSYYHVSSLRQFLLVQSDSTGVTSGH